One segment of Streptomyces bathyalis DNA contains the following:
- a CDS encoding GNAT family N-acetyltransferase, which yields MAAGSGTEPTGNESKDSEAEAWPAARPVTTLRLRLEPLRPGHAAEAFPVFDDERLHIWIGGSPDSAEQLEARYRRQSAGQSPDGKQGWLNWMLRRQSDQRLVGTVQATLLRPAAGRLAAELAWVIGSQHQGTGYAREAALAMTTWLREQGVDTFIAHVHPGHEASAAVARALGLTPTDTVVEGEIRWSGQ from the coding sequence GTGGCGGCCGGCAGCGGCACGGAACCCACGGGAAACGAGTCGAAGGACTCCGAGGCGGAAGCGTGGCCTGCCGCAAGGCCCGTGACGACCCTGCGACTTCGGCTGGAGCCGCTGCGTCCGGGCCATGCGGCCGAGGCGTTCCCGGTGTTCGACGACGAGCGGCTGCACATCTGGATCGGCGGATCGCCCGACTCCGCCGAACAGTTGGAGGCCCGCTACCGGCGGCAGTCCGCCGGGCAGTCACCTGACGGCAAACAGGGCTGGCTGAACTGGATGCTCCGCCGGCAGTCGGACCAGCGGCTCGTCGGCACCGTGCAGGCCACGCTCCTCCGCCCGGCGGCGGGGCGTCTCGCGGCCGAACTCGCCTGGGTGATCGGCTCGCAGCACCAGGGCACCGGTTACGCGCGGGAGGCCGCCCTGGCCATGACGACGTGGCTGCGCGAGCAGGGCGTGGACACCTTCATCGCCCACGTCCACCCGGGGCACGAGGCGTCGGCCGCCGTCGCACGCGCCCTCGGACTCACCCCGACGGACACGGTGGTCGAGGGAGAGATCCGGTGGTCCGGTCAGTGA
- the rbsD gene encoding D-ribose pyranase yields the protein MKKSGILNRHLAGALASLGHTDRLVVCDAGLPVPYGPFLVDLAFRAGVPPFEEVLAGLLDELEIESATAATEVKDDNPEASKLLHEHFPELQLVSHEEFKARTRSARLIVRTGEVRPYANVMLQCGVPF from the coding sequence ATGAAGAAGTCGGGAATACTCAACCGTCATCTCGCGGGCGCACTCGCCTCGTTGGGCCACACCGACCGCCTCGTGGTCTGCGATGCCGGGCTTCCGGTCCCCTACGGCCCTTTCCTGGTCGACCTCGCGTTCCGCGCGGGTGTCCCGCCCTTCGAGGAAGTCCTCGCCGGCCTGCTGGACGAGCTCGAGATCGAAAGCGCCACGGCCGCCACCGAGGTGAAGGACGACAACCCTGAGGCGTCCAAGCTGCTGCACGAGCACTTCCCCGAGCTGCAGCTCGTCTCGCACGAGGAGTTCAAGGCGCGCACCCGCTCGGCTCGCCTCATCGTCCGCACGGGCGAGGTCCGTCCCTACGCCAACGTGATGCTGCAGTGCGGGGTGCCCTTCTAG
- a CDS encoding sugar ABC transporter ATP-binding protein: MTTSSPPPPRELLRTEGIRKTFPGVVALDGVDFDLHEGEVHVLLGENGAGKSTLIKVLSGVHRADSGRVLRDGRPVRIHDAGDAERLGIATMHQEFNLVPHLSVAENIFLGRQPRRFGLLDRRRMEADAAGVLRRVGVDIAPDTPVRELGIARSQMVEIAKALSLRARVLIMDEPTAALTADEVEKLFDLVRRLRADGVGIVFITHHLEEIAALGDRVTVLRDGRSVGQTAASTPRDDLVRMMVGRSIEQQYPRETGTPPVTSADAGGPPLLRVSGLTRAGGFSGVGFELRAGEVVGLAGLVGAGRTEVARAVFGADPYDSGTVEVQGKRLRRHDINAALAAGIGLVPEDRKGQGLLPDSSVQDNLGLVTLRRASRAGIVNLSGQQESAGRIASRLGVRMSGLGQRMRTLSGGNQQKVVIGKWLLAQSRVLILDEPTRGIDVGAKVEIYELINELTASGHAVLMISSDLPEVLGMSDRVLVMAQGRIAGELAAGEATQDAVMRLAVGTAHGQDENGRGSHAPGTPSVTKTGVTKTESKEGHRGH, from the coding sequence TTGACGACGTCCAGCCCCCCACCGCCACGTGAGCTGCTGCGCACCGAGGGGATCCGCAAGACCTTCCCCGGTGTGGTCGCGCTCGACGGCGTCGACTTCGACCTGCACGAGGGCGAAGTGCACGTGCTTCTGGGCGAGAACGGCGCCGGCAAGAGCACCCTGATCAAGGTGCTCTCCGGGGTCCACCGTGCGGACTCCGGGAGGGTGCTGCGCGACGGCAGGCCCGTGCGCATCCACGACGCGGGCGACGCGGAGCGGCTCGGGATCGCCACCATGCACCAGGAGTTCAACCTGGTGCCTCATCTCAGCGTCGCCGAGAACATCTTCCTCGGCCGGCAGCCCCGCCGGTTCGGGCTGCTCGACCGCAGGCGCATGGAGGCGGACGCCGCCGGGGTGCTCCGCCGCGTCGGTGTCGACATCGCGCCGGACACCCCCGTACGCGAACTCGGCATCGCACGCTCGCAGATGGTGGAGATCGCCAAGGCGCTCAGCCTGCGCGCCCGTGTACTGATCATGGACGAGCCGACGGCCGCGCTCACCGCCGACGAGGTGGAGAAGCTCTTCGACCTCGTGCGGAGGCTGCGTGCCGACGGCGTCGGCATCGTCTTCATCACGCACCACCTGGAGGAGATCGCCGCGCTCGGCGACCGCGTCACGGTGCTGCGCGACGGACGCAGCGTCGGGCAGACGGCCGCGTCGACGCCGCGCGACGACCTCGTACGGATGATGGTGGGGCGCAGCATCGAGCAGCAGTACCCCCGCGAGACGGGAACGCCCCCCGTCACGTCCGCCGACGCGGGTGGTCCGCCGCTGCTGCGCGTCTCCGGACTCACCCGCGCGGGCGGCTTCTCCGGGGTCGGCTTCGAGCTGCGCGCGGGCGAAGTCGTCGGCCTGGCAGGGCTGGTGGGCGCCGGCCGTACGGAAGTGGCACGTGCCGTCTTCGGCGCCGATCCCTATGACTCGGGCACCGTCGAGGTGCAGGGCAAGCGGCTGCGCCGGCACGACATCAACGCCGCCCTCGCCGCGGGCATCGGCCTCGTCCCGGAGGACCGCAAGGGCCAGGGCCTGCTGCCGGACTCCTCCGTGCAGGACAACCTCGGGCTGGTGACGCTGCGCAGGGCCAGCCGCGCGGGCATCGTGAACCTCTCAGGACAGCAGGAGTCCGCGGGCCGCATCGCGAGCCGTCTGGGCGTGCGCATGTCCGGGCTGGGTCAGCGGATGCGCACCCTCTCGGGCGGCAACCAGCAGAAGGTCGTCATCGGCAAGTGGCTGCTCGCGCAGAGCAGGGTGCTGATCCTCGACGAACCGACGCGCGGCATCGACGTCGGCGCGAAGGTCGAGATCTACGAACTCATCAACGAACTCACCGCGTCGGGGCACGCCGTCCTGATGATCTCCAGCGACCTCCCCGAGGTGCTGGGCATGAGCGACCGCGTCCTCGTGATGGCTCAGGGCCGCATCGCGGGCGAACTCGCCGCGGGGGAAGCCACGCAGGACGCCGTGATGCGCCTCGCCGTCGGCACGGCGCACGGCCAGGACGAGAACGGGCGGGGCTCCCATGCACCTGGGACGCCTTCCGTGACGAAGACCGGCGTCACGAAGACCGAGAGCAAGGAGGGCCACCGTGGCCACTGA
- a CDS encoding LacI family DNA-binding transcriptional regulator, with amino-acid sequence MTSIKDVASHAGVSVATVSRVLNDHPAVRPGTRSRVLTSVTELGYRPNAVARSLRTHQTRTLGLVISDVLNPFFTELARAVEDAARERGYSVIIGNADERAALQEHHVRTLLERRIDGLLVSPTDGGTAMMRDAAAAGTPMVFVDRWIRGLDVPVVHADGRAAVHDLVAHLYALGHRRLAIIGGPSETTTGDERVAAFRAALDAHGLPLPREYTGQGDFQTESGRRETAAFLDLPVPPEVVFAADNLMALGAMDELRSRGLRVPEDIALAAFDDIPWFLHTDPPITAIAQPTGELGHKAVEALISLVEGRSAASVTLEARLVTRRSCGESEGKSR; translated from the coding sequence TTGACCAGCATCAAGGACGTCGCATCCCACGCCGGGGTGTCGGTCGCCACGGTCTCCCGGGTGCTCAACGACCACCCGGCCGTGCGTCCGGGCACGCGCTCGCGCGTGCTGACGTCCGTCACCGAGCTCGGTTACCGGCCCAACGCCGTCGCCCGCTCCCTGAGGACGCATCAGACGCGCACCCTGGGCCTCGTCATCAGCGACGTGCTCAACCCGTTCTTCACGGAGCTGGCCCGCGCCGTCGAGGACGCCGCACGTGAACGCGGCTACAGCGTCATCATCGGAAATGCCGACGAGCGCGCGGCACTTCAGGAACACCACGTGCGCACGCTCCTGGAGCGGCGCATCGACGGCCTGCTGGTCTCCCCCACCGACGGCGGCACCGCGATGATGCGCGACGCCGCCGCCGCGGGCACCCCCATGGTCTTCGTCGACCGCTGGATACGCGGCCTCGACGTACCCGTCGTGCACGCGGACGGACGCGCCGCCGTCCACGACCTCGTCGCGCATCTGTACGCGCTCGGCCACCGGCGCCTCGCCATCATCGGCGGCCCCAGCGAGACGACGACCGGCGACGAACGCGTGGCCGCCTTCCGTGCGGCACTGGACGCGCACGGGCTGCCGCTGCCCCGGGAGTACACGGGCCAGGGCGACTTCCAGACCGAGAGCGGCAGGCGGGAGACCGCGGCGTTCCTCGATCTGCCGGTGCCGCCCGAGGTCGTCTTCGCCGCCGACAACCTCATGGCGCTCGGCGCGATGGACGAGCTGCGCAGCCGCGGCCTCCGCGTCCCCGAGGACATCGCGCTCGCCGCGTTCGACGACATCCCCTGGTTCCTGCACACCGATCCGCCGATCACCGCGATCGCGCAGCCGACCGGCGAACTGGGGCACAAGGCGGTGGAGGCCCTGATCAGCCTCGTCGAGGGCCGCAGCGCCGCCTCCGTGACTCTCGAAGCCCGCCTTGTCACGCGCCGCTCCTGCGGCGAGAGCGAAGGGAAGAGCCGTTGA